A stretch of the Thermoleophilaceae bacterium genome encodes the following:
- a CDS encoding helix-turn-helix domain-containing protein: MDRARLERFLDEGLSLEEIGRRLERDPSTVAYWLRKHGLEANGRAKHAARGGIEREVLEALVAEGLTTRAIAAELGLSQTTVRHWLARHGLRTARNRVAPPDPPEISRRCRTHGVTRYARTGSARHYRCKQCRAEAVARRRRRVKEILVAEAGGCCRLCGYDRSVTALHFHHLDPATKEFGIARGGFTRSLEKARAEARKCVLLCSNCHAEVEAGLVDYSFESVLQGA; encoded by the coding sequence GTGGACCGAGCTCGCCTTGAGCGCTTTCTTGATGAGGGTCTCTCGCTCGAGGAGATCGGCCGCCGCCTCGAGCGCGATCCCTCGACGGTCGCCTACTGGCTGAGAAAGCACGGGCTGGAGGCCAACGGGCGCGCGAAGCACGCAGCGCGCGGGGGCATCGAGCGGGAGGTGCTGGAAGCGCTCGTGGCCGAAGGGTTGACCACCCGTGCCATCGCGGCCGAGCTCGGCCTGAGCCAGACGACGGTGCGGCATTGGCTCGCCCGCCACGGGCTTCGCACCGCTCGGAACCGGGTCGCTCCGCCAGATCCGCCAGAGATCAGCCGTCGGTGCCGCACACACGGCGTCACGCGGTACGCGAGGACAGGCTCCGCCAGGCACTACCGGTGCAAGCAGTGCCGCGCCGAGGCCGTGGCGCGCCGCCGCCGCCGCGTGAAGGAGATCCTCGTGGCCGAGGCCGGCGGGTGTTGTCGGCTCTGCGGTTACGACCGGTCGGTGACCGCTCTCCACTTCCACCACCTCGATCCTGCAACGAAGGAGTTCGGTATCGCACGTGGCGGGTTCACGCGTTCTCTCGAAAAGGCCCGAGCAGAGGCGCGCAAGTGCGTACTCCTATGCTCCAACTGCCACGCTGAAGTCGAGGCCGGTTTGGTCGACTACAGTTTCGAGAGCGTCCTCCAGGGGGCGTGA
- a CDS encoding acyltransferase, whose protein sequence is MEVGRELPGRFVAGDPLRAIAALAVLSWHAAFLGLAAAGLQGGIGPNLDIAVVYGNPVGDVLRVGALGVYLFFVLSGYLIARPFVRAYITHGKRPRLRRYARNRVLRIYPAFLVVCALLLVIYGTLGLDAGQTLGILLLTDIAGAGWSQHIAHAWSLSVEVAFYVAVPLFFLSLGAISGRVRTPAARAALLAAIALAAGAASLASSFNGAIYGTLVGEFWAFTPGLLLAIAEPFAAPRLAGRARVGRIALGAALAGIVLFLSFLPLVRLAGGGAGKLLSLFAAGLVIGAPLVAQWAGVRPWRVLDNRLAHWLGERSYPIFLLHWPIAWEVSQLVADTGWGAKKVLLGTLLITLALTLVASDLLHRAVERPVLRRRARTAPAPAKPQPEPAPAKPQPATA, encoded by the coding sequence ATGGAGGTGGGAAGGGAACTCCCCGGCCGCTTCGTGGCCGGCGATCCGCTGCGCGCGATCGCTGCGCTCGCGGTGCTCAGCTGGCACGCGGCGTTCCTCGGGCTGGCCGCGGCCGGGCTGCAGGGCGGCATCGGCCCGAACCTCGACATCGCGGTCGTCTACGGGAATCCCGTCGGCGACGTGCTGCGCGTGGGAGCGCTCGGCGTCTACCTGTTCTTCGTGCTCTCGGGCTACCTGATCGCCCGCCCGTTCGTGCGGGCCTACATCACGCACGGCAAGCGCCCTCGCCTGCGCCGCTACGCGCGCAACCGGGTGCTCCGCATCTACCCCGCCTTCCTGGTGGTCTGCGCGCTGCTGCTCGTGATCTACGGGACGCTGGGGCTCGACGCCGGACAGACCCTCGGGATCCTGCTGCTCACCGACATCGCCGGAGCCGGCTGGTCGCAGCACATCGCCCACGCCTGGTCGCTGAGCGTGGAGGTGGCGTTCTACGTGGCCGTACCGCTCTTCTTCCTCTCGCTCGGCGCCATCAGCGGCCGGGTGCGCACGCCCGCCGCCCGGGCGGCACTGCTCGCCGCGATTGCCCTCGCGGCCGGCGCAGCCAGCCTGGCGTCGAGCTTCAACGGCGCCATCTACGGCACGCTCGTCGGCGAGTTCTGGGCCTTCACGCCGGGCCTGCTGCTGGCCATCGCGGAGCCGTTCGCCGCGCCCCGCCTGGCCGGACGCGCCCGGGTGGGCCGCATCGCGCTCGGGGCCGCGCTGGCCGGCATCGTGCTCTTCCTCTCATTCCTCCCGCTCGTGCGCCTCGCCGGGGGCGGGGCCGGCAAGCTGCTGAGCCTCTTCGCCGCCGGCCTGGTCATCGGCGCGCCGCTGGTGGCGCAGTGGGCCGGCGTGCGGCCCTGGCGCGTGCTCGACAACCGCCTGGCCCACTGGCTCGGCGAGCGCTCGTACCCGATCTTCCTGCTGCACTGGCCGATCGCGTGGGAGGTCTCCCAGCTCGTGGCCGACACCGGCTGGGGGGCGAAGAAGGTCCTGCTCGGCACGCTCCTCATCACCCTCGCCCTCACGCTCGTGGCCTCCGACCTGCTCCACCGCGCCGTCGAGCGTCCCGTGTTGCGGCGCAGGGCCCGCACCGCCCCGGCGCCCGCGAAGCCCCAGCCGGAGCCGGCGCCCGCGAAGCCCCAGCCGGCGACCGCGTAG